One genomic region from Deltaproteobacteria bacterium encodes:
- a CDS encoding UDP-N-acetylmuramoyl-tripeptide--D-alanyl-D-alanine ligase yields the protein MGFRAPIKEIGRVLQPFTVVPSGIDEQVCSGVVTDSREVKEGSLFVARKGESLDGHEFIEKAFLAGARACLVSDEWLNANCCIAKEQCKKVFPGRALIGVEDTTVALGKLASYWREQLKVPTIVLTGSNGKTSTKEMLRTILARLVGHGTANLKSFNNHVGLPQTILEADENSKWLLLEAGMNHSGELDYLGSVAKPDVAAVLNVGLAHLGFFSSVEEIADAKCELLAHVRTSGKVVLCKDDAELQRAFKRLCEAGFVSPAVVTFGFSDQADYYAADWENLGFGGSKFFVNHNGKRYASSIVHLGKHNICNAVAAIAISRAAFQDLDVADICATLSECRRAPMRLEVIEAAGVRVINDAYNANPVSMGKALEVAASMINGSSDRRNSFGVILGDMLELGERAESFHRELGKQAARLGAEKLVAFGNFAEVVVEAARGEGLDNSAVAKSQLEAAQLFLHNMPANIGVVLVKGSRGMALEKCVTKLVGELNAISSSVSAA from the coding sequence ATGGGTTTTAGAGCTCCAATAAAAGAGATTGGTCGTGTCCTTCAACCTTTTACGGTCGTTCCAAGCGGGATAGACGAGCAGGTCTGCTCAGGGGTAGTTACTGATAGCAGGGAGGTAAAAGAAGGTAGCTTGTTTGTAGCGCGAAAAGGCGAGAGTCTCGATGGGCATGAGTTTATCGAGAAAGCGTTTTTAGCTGGTGCTAGGGCTTGCCTGGTAAGTGACGAGTGGCTAAATGCTAATTGCTGTATCGCCAAAGAGCAATGCAAAAAAGTTTTTCCTGGAAGAGCACTTATAGGCGTAGAGGATACAACTGTGGCCTTGGGCAAATTGGCGTCCTATTGGAGAGAACAGCTCAAAGTTCCAACAATTGTCCTTACCGGTTCTAACGGAAAAACCAGCACAAAAGAAATGCTTAGAACTATTCTAGCGCGATTGGTTGGCCATGGAACTGCAAACCTAAAATCGTTTAATAATCACGTCGGCTTACCACAAACGATCTTAGAGGCAGATGAAAATAGCAAATGGCTGCTACTAGAAGCTGGTATGAATCATTCGGGAGAGCTCGACTATTTGGGTTCGGTTGCAAAGCCCGACGTTGCGGCAGTCCTCAATGTGGGTTTGGCTCACTTGGGATTTTTTTCGTCGGTAGAAGAAATCGCAGATGCTAAGTGTGAATTATTGGCTCATGTTAGAACCTCTGGCAAAGTTGTTTTGTGCAAAGACGATGCCGAGTTGCAGCGCGCATTTAAGCGACTTTGCGAAGCCGGATTTGTGTCGCCAGCAGTCGTAACGTTTGGTTTTTCAGATCAGGCCGATTACTATGCCGCGGACTGGGAAAATCTTGGCTTCGGCGGGTCTAAATTTTTCGTAAACCACAATGGCAAGCGCTACGCCTCGTCAATTGTGCATCTCGGTAAGCATAATATTTGCAATGCGGTAGCAGCAATTGCAATTAGCCGTGCTGCCTTTCAGGATCTCGATGTTGCAGATATATGCGCGACACTAAGTGAATGTCGCAGAGCGCCAATGCGGCTGGAGGTAATAGAAGCGGCTGGCGTAAGGGTTATTAACGATGCGTATAATGCTAATCCAGTATCTATGGGAAAGGCTTTAGAGGTTGCGGCTAGCATGATAAATGGAAGTTCGGACAGGCGGAATTCTTTTGGAGTGATACTGGGAGATATGTTAGAACTTGGGGAGCGCGCTGAGTCGTTTCATCGCGAACTTGGCAAACAGGCTGCTCGTTTGGGTGCAGAAAAGTTAGTAGCTTTTGGGAATTTCGCTGAAGTAGTGGTAGAAGCCGCGCGAGGCGAAGGTTTGGATAACAGCGCCGTTGCAAAAAGTCAGCTCGAAGCTGCTCAGTTATTCTTGCACAATATGCCAGCAAATATTGGAGTTGTATTAGTAAAAGGCTCTCGTGGCATGGCGTTAGAAAAATGCGTGACAAAACTAGTTGGGGAGCTAAATGCTATATCATCTTCTGTATCCGCTGCGTGA
- a CDS encoding phospho-N-acetylmuramoyl-pentapeptide-transferase codes for MLYHLLYPLRDIFGALNVFRYLTFRSMLAFVIAFVLVLVFQPVFIKWFRVRYLGQPIRSDGPQTHLSKQGTPTMGGLVVVLAVVVSTMLLADLTNIYVWLTVGVTLLYGCLGLLDDFYKVKVRNSKGLSARKKFWTQVSVATVAVIMLMAFAPGFSTVVAVPLLKNLSFDLGYAFIPFAVFIIVGCSNAVNLTDGLDGLVIGPVMTAAFTYGVFAYVTGNSVISSYLQISYVPGCGDLSIFAAALVAAGLGFLWFNSFPASVFMGDVGSLALGGALGILAIITKQELLLIIVGGVFVVETLSVIIQVLSFRLTGKRVFKMAPIHHHFELKGLNEPKIIVRCWIISIVLGLIAISTLKLR; via the coding sequence ATGCTATATCATCTTCTGTATCCGCTGCGTGATATTTTCGGGGCGCTCAATGTCTTTCGCTATTTGACATTCCGCTCGATGTTGGCGTTTGTCATTGCGTTTGTGTTAGTGCTCGTATTCCAGCCAGTGTTTATTAAGTGGTTTCGCGTTCGCTATCTTGGGCAGCCGATTCGAAGCGATGGCCCACAGACGCATCTTTCTAAACAAGGGACGCCCACTATGGGTGGGCTCGTCGTAGTGCTCGCGGTCGTCGTTTCGACTATGCTGTTAGCGGATCTAACCAATATATATGTCTGGCTTACGGTAGGTGTTACTCTCTTGTATGGATGCCTGGGATTATTAGATGATTTTTATAAAGTCAAAGTTAGAAATAGCAAGGGTCTTAGTGCGCGAAAAAAGTTTTGGACGCAGGTAAGCGTGGCGACTGTGGCGGTCATTATGCTAATGGCCTTTGCTCCTGGTTTTTCGACTGTAGTTGCGGTTCCTCTATTAAAGAATTTGAGCTTTGATTTGGGCTATGCGTTTATTCCGTTTGCAGTTTTTATCATAGTTGGATGCTCGAATGCGGTTAATTTAACTGACGGCTTGGATGGTTTAGTAATAGGGCCTGTGATGACGGCAGCGTTTACATATGGAGTTTTTGCCTACGTTACCGGGAACTCCGTAATTTCGTCCTATTTGCAGATTTCCTATGTTCCTGGTTGCGGTGACTTGTCTATTTTTGCAGCGGCTCTCGTGGCGGCTGGCTTGGGCTTTTTGTGGTTTAATAGTTTTCCAGCGAGCGTTTTTATGGGAGATGTCGGGTCGCTAGCATTAGGTGGGGCGCTAGGAATTTTAGCGATTATTACAAAGCAGGAGTTGTTGTTAATTATTGTTGGTGGCGTGTTTGTGGTAGAAACGCTTTCGGTGATTATCCAGGTGTTGTCGTTTCGCCTTACTGGGAAACGCGTTTTTAAGATGGCCCCGATTCACCACCACTTTGAGCTAAAGGGTTTAAACGAACCAAAGATAATCGTGCGTTGTTGGATAATTTCAATCGTACTTGGTTTAATTGCAATTTCGACATTAAAACTCCGCTAG
- the murD gene encoding UDP-N-acetylmuramoyl-L-alanine--D-glutamate ligase, with protein sequence MERNEREENLRKLLKAALESGGKPWVLVIGAGVTGLALVRLFTEAGFCAAVIDEKRLASSVLEELEGYGAIVRDGFDEGSDEMVSELGARDYALAVRSPGIGSSNKMLKFAKSLSIPLFSEVELAVAYLGRPEIAITGTNGKTTTVHLVEAMFEAAKREVLMLGNVGRPFVNAVNPQSLRLGICENRGSSVVAEISSYQLEQSPEFAAHIAVFLNLDDDHLERHGSVETYRDIKSRIFANQDSESDWSLICVDCPYADYMRFSCKGRYFPFGSLKDLSGVPNACYLDTSANRVVFRLGEIEEEYSLSNWSLIGYHNKLNLMAAVAASRLAGVSREAVQSVIDTFKSLPHRLEPVGEFFGALYVNDSKGTNVSAACVAIDAMRDYRRGARIFLLLGGQIKRGSFMSLARKIESDVSGVIIFGAYRDEIRRALGDLPSQAFVESVPTLSDATARAMELAASGDVVLFSPACASFDAYPNYVARGEHFGSLVRESAERRGSGEDGYASVAY encoded by the coding sequence ATGGAAAGAAACGAGAGAGAAGAAAATCTTCGCAAGCTTCTAAAGGCGGCTTTGGAAAGCGGTGGCAAGCCATGGGTGTTAGTAATTGGAGCGGGTGTTACGGGGCTAGCACTTGTGCGCTTATTTACAGAAGCTGGTTTCTGCGCAGCAGTAATAGATGAAAAGAGGCTCGCGTCTTCAGTTTTGGAGGAGCTAGAGGGCTATGGCGCGATAGTGCGTGATGGTTTCGACGAGGGGAGCGATGAGATGGTGTCGGAGCTAGGGGCTCGCGACTATGCTCTTGCAGTAAGGAGTCCGGGCATAGGTTCGAGCAACAAAATGCTCAAATTTGCGAAAAGTCTTAGTATTCCGCTTTTTTCTGAAGTGGAACTGGCAGTTGCTTATCTCGGGCGACCAGAGATTGCCATCACCGGCACGAATGGGAAAACCACGACGGTTCACCTAGTAGAGGCTATGTTTGAGGCTGCTAAACGCGAGGTGCTAATGCTTGGCAATGTTGGACGTCCCTTTGTGAATGCAGTCAATCCACAGTCTCTTAGGCTGGGCATTTGCGAAAATAGAGGTAGCTCTGTTGTTGCGGAGATTTCTAGCTATCAGCTGGAGCAGTCGCCTGAATTTGCGGCTCACATAGCGGTGTTTTTAAATTTAGACGACGATCATCTGGAGCGGCACGGTAGTGTTGAAACTTATAGGGATATTAAGTCGCGGATTTTTGCAAATCAAGATTCTGAGAGCGATTGGTCCTTAATCTGCGTTGATTGTCCATATGCTGATTATATGCGCTTCAGTTGCAAGGGGCGCTACTTTCCGTTTGGATCTCTCAAGGACCTAAGTGGTGTGCCTAATGCGTGTTATTTAGACACTTCAGCCAATAGGGTAGTATTTAGGTTAGGTGAAATCGAAGAGGAATACTCGCTATCGAATTGGAGTCTCATAGGTTACCATAATAAATTGAATCTAATGGCTGCTGTGGCAGCCTCGCGATTAGCCGGAGTGAGTAGAGAGGCCGTCCAGAGCGTTATTGATACTTTTAAATCGCTGCCTCACAGACTTGAACCAGTGGGGGAATTTTTTGGTGCGTTGTATGTAAACGATTCTAAGGGCACTAATGTTTCCGCTGCCTGTGTTGCGATAGATGCTATGAGGGATTATCGCCGGGGGGCGAGAATATTTTTGTTGTTGGGCGGTCAAATCAAGCGTGGCAGTTTTATGTCTCTAGCGAGAAAGATCGAAAGCGATGTTAGCGGAGTTATAATATTTGGCGCGTATCGCGATGAGATTCGGCGAGCACTGGGGGATCTCCCTTCGCAAGCCTTTGTGGAAAGTGTGCCAACTCTATCGGACGCGACGGCGCGCGCGATGGAGTTAGCGGCTAGTGGGGATGTGGTTTTGTTTAGTCCGGCCTGTGCAAGTTTCGATGCTTATCCCAATTACGTTGCTCGAGGAGAGCATTTTGGTAGTTTGGTGAGGGAATCAGCCGAACGGCGAGGCAGTGGCGAGGACGGATATGCCTCGGTTGCTTATTAA
- the ftsW gene encoding putative lipid II flippase FtsW has protein sequence MSFGGVLSRRSAVSFGVRSDGYAVGRVDSWILITTYLLLGVGVLMVFSTTAVSSAELYGESTVYLRKHLLHLIVGLGALYTATKIPSDLLGKVSGYLLIGLIFLLVLVLFPAIGRSAGGARRWLELGPLSVQPGELAKLGVVLYFSSYVERRKFQLSSFCRGVVMPLVVASVLVFLLLLEPDFGTAAVIMAIVVCQLLVAGVRIAHLLGLGLFAAAAIATLIFVSPYRMRRFSTFIDPFSDATNAGYQLIQSLIAVGSGGLYGAGLGAGKQKLFYLPAAHTDFIFAVIAEELGLIGALAVVLLFMVFAYRGYILSKRLSFSPYLSTLAVGLTLLVVMPAILNIAVVLGLLPTKGMVLPLVGYGGSAMVMYLFAIGMLLRLSKHSELNIDVRSSRSEF, from the coding sequence GTGAGTTTTGGCGGGGTTCTTAGTCGTCGGAGCGCGGTGTCGTTTGGTGTGCGTAGCGATGGTTATGCTGTAGGTCGAGTGGACTCTTGGATTCTCATAACTACCTATCTTCTGTTGGGCGTAGGGGTGTTGATGGTGTTTTCGACCACGGCCGTTAGTTCGGCAGAATTGTATGGCGAGTCGACTGTTTATTTGAGAAAGCATTTACTGCACCTGATAGTAGGACTCGGTGCTCTCTACACAGCCACTAAAATTCCATCGGATCTGCTTGGTAAGGTTTCTGGATATCTTCTCATCGGGTTAATTTTTTTGCTCGTGCTGGTGCTTTTTCCGGCAATTGGCAGAAGTGCGGGCGGTGCGCGTAGATGGCTAGAGCTTGGTCCGCTAAGTGTGCAGCCTGGCGAATTAGCAAAGCTTGGAGTAGTGCTATATTTCTCGTCTTACGTAGAGCGGCGGAAGTTTCAACTTAGCAGTTTTTGCCGCGGCGTCGTTATGCCGCTAGTCGTAGCGAGCGTGCTGGTTTTTTTGTTGTTGTTAGAGCCTGATTTTGGCACTGCCGCCGTTATTATGGCAATAGTAGTCTGTCAGCTATTAGTTGCTGGCGTTAGGATAGCTCACTTGCTTGGCTTGGGCCTCTTTGCTGCTGCTGCGATCGCTACGCTAATATTTGTTTCTCCCTACCGCATGCGTCGTTTCTCGACCTTTATCGATCCCTTTAGCGATGCAACCAATGCTGGCTATCAGTTGATTCAGTCCCTAATAGCTGTTGGTTCCGGTGGTCTCTACGGTGCAGGTTTGGGAGCCGGAAAACAAAAGCTATTCTACTTGCCAGCGGCACATACCGATTTTATTTTTGCCGTTATAGCTGAAGAGTTAGGGCTTATTGGGGCTTTGGCGGTAGTTTTGCTATTTATGGTGTTTGCATATAGAGGCTATATACTGTCAAAGCGTCTTTCCTTTTCTCCGTACTTATCTACTTTGGCTGTGGGATTAACTCTTCTAGTGGTCATGCCCGCCATACTAAACATTGCCGTCGTGTTGGGATTGCTCCCAACCAAGGGCATGGTTTTGCCGCTTGTGGGATACGGCGGGAGCGCTATGGTAATGTACCTATTTGCTATAGGTATGCTCCTTCGCCTTTCGAAACATTCGGAGCTTAATATCGATGTTCGGAGCAGCAGGAGTGAGTTTTAA